TCCCTTTGAATATCAAGGaagctgttctttttttacCAGAATGTTGGCTGCCCTTTTCTCAGTGTGGTGTGTGCTGTTTTCTGTTAGGATATTGGTTCTGTTGGTTGTCTGACATTCGTCGTTCAGCGTGTCCATAAGATTCACTATTTATTGCATTGACACTCACGCACGTGGTTTCAAAGAATAAGGAGtgtcaaaagaaaaggaaaaaagtgacatacaataaaataaggaatgacgaaagaaagaatcaaTAGAGTATTCCAAGGGTCGTATAGTAGAAATAAGATATGTATAGAAAAAGCTCAAAGTATATTTCGTACTGTGCAGAGAGTGAAACTGAAAATTAGCTGTGCAACGATCTTTAGGACTTTGAACTAGCTGTTACGCATTTGGCAATTTTGTGGATATtgattttattgaaatatagattttatgaaatcttttattgaaacatttcaACACTGCAATGGACTGTGCGgaaattcagatttttaaaatccttatATACAAGATGTTTTATCCTGAATGGACGTGACACACGCTTACAAGCTTTTTCAACAATTTTCGAGATGATGGGTCTCTTCGTAATAAGGTGCGCGGCAGCCTCTGGGAGCAAACCTTTGTGGTCTAGTCTGTCTGACATGCTTGACCACGTACACCTCCTCTGAAGATCGTCGAAGTGTACAGTCTGTTCTGAATAGTCGTTTGGAGAAGCATACAGTTTTAGTGTCACAAGTTCAGGCTCGTGAGACCATTAGCATATGTAGACCATTAGCATAGGGGCGGACTGGAGCTTTAAAGCGGCCcgggcattatttacagagcggcCCTTCTCACTAAAATAGGCCTATAATATTATTCTATGGAACAAAATAGGCCCACCGGCCCACCGGGCATTCCCCAAATGCCCGACAGAGTCCGCCACTGCATATGTACAagttataagaataaaaaatacaagtttGATAGCACTTCCCTATACGTGCAGGAGCGCGTCCATCGCATATATCACAGTATGCTGATTATATTAAACaacttaaagggattgtaaaggcaaaataaaactgcttagaatctcgtaaagagggggatcagtttgaatctcgtctattttcgtgtaTGTGGAAACAGTTTTGTAGAAAGTTGTGTTTTATTGGAAGGGGGTAGAAGGCAGGGGAGAATAGGAAgaacagaaatagaaatatatatGGTAAGTAAGGTGACCTATCCTGAAATCCTCTGTCCCTCCATCGAGATGCTACAGGATTTCCGGTCTTGACTTAAAAACCTCTCTTTCGGAAACACCCATTGTAATAGGTCTACCATTGCTGTGCCTTTCCCCACCTTACTCCTATCTGTGTTCCGTCATGTTCCTGGCGTTGTTAGCtgcatgtatatacacattCCCTATATCCTGCTTGATTGTGATATCCATCTCTATCacaccatgaacttgtattaacCACACAGCCTCATTCCCCACCACCTCCTCTCTGTAAAGCGCAATATACTTGCCTCCGTGtgaggaaaacaaagcaagaataataataaattgacAATAAACTTTTGCTTTCAAAGCAAGTGTACAGTTTTGATGATGTTAGAAATATTTGACGTTTGATCATGTACAGGCCGCTATTCTGGAGAAGGAGTGATATATGATGAAGGAACATTTGCACTTAAGTCGTCTTGTCTCTTGTCCCCTGAAACAGGCGTTAAGTATAAGGCAGCGTCCGCCGAGGGGCGTTCAGACGAAACTGTATGGAGTGTTTCATCACAGTCTTCCACACACTCGCTGACACATCTAGCATCCTTGATTGAACTGTTCTCCGCGTTCAGCGtgccgtgtgtgtgttcgaATTCCTCATCATTTGGAACATCATAAGGAGTTTCATACACGTGACTGTCCCTCCTCTTGAACGCATCTAACATGGACGGCGTTAGCGTGCCGCTGAAAAAATCGTTGATCTTGTTGAACAGCTCTTGTGAAAGTGTTCCTAcatattaacaaattaaaaaaaaaataacgaataAGTCATGAAAATCATCCTTAAAATCTCGTCGCCCGAGCTAgtcgttattttgtttttatatacagtACTAATACTACTACCGtgtattaaatgtattaaaGAACTTCCACTTTTCTCCATCATCGTCATTAAACATGTAATCATCCACTTGTCATTGTAATCTGAACTTAAAGGACTTGTCATTTTATTACGGCATTTACAGAACTTGCCTGTTAGAAATCATCCTAAGGATTGACAACAAGATACACTGCTTAGATCTTTGGCATGTGActacatcaacacacacacacagatagatgGATagataaggagagagagaggagggagtgGGGTCCTGAATTTCCTTAGCTGTATGTTCCCTAATAAGTAGACTGGAACCCTAGGCACAATCACATATGTGCTACTGACGTAGATTGCAGTGGTTTATGCTCACTTGTCAGAGATGGTCTGTGCGGCTGTGGTAAAGGAGGGTCTGCCACAGGCTTTGTGCGCCATCTAACTGCAGGACAGAAAAACACCAGACTTGTTATCTCTGTTTCCCGTGTGATATTTCTCAACGCCGGATCTTGTTCTCAAAAGTGAACGCCGCCAGTGAACCAAGTCCGCTCTCGGACATTCTTTGGCGTCTTCTACAGCCACTTTCCACCACTATGTTACCATGTCTTCCATTGCTACCAATAACCACAAACATCACACTAATCATCACCTTCAGCAAAAATTTATAATGGATCCAAACGTTATTGTGTTCTCTTCGAAAACGTTCTACACATACAAAGATTAGACGAAGCGACAGGTAAAACAATGCCTACCTATCAGCCAAACAACAGACACTAAGATGACGATTGCAAGAGCGGCAAGAACTGCAAAACCAACGGTCAGGCTGATATAGTTGTTTACTCCATTCAGCGCTTCGCTGGCACCAGTTTGTTCtggaaaagaacatttttttaagaccTGTGCGCGTGTATAGacctaaacaacaacacaacaaaattaataaataacaatatgtaAAATAGTATAagttatttaaagtaaaaatgcaTTTCTTGAAACTAGTACCTTACTTTGTTACTAGTATAGCATGTTACAATAAAATTATGCTAATcatgttttcacaaaaaaaaccccgaatCCTCCACTACTGGTGCCATCTTAAATATTCTTGGTGGGTCGCTAACACTGACGATGGTAGGGTTTAAGTCGACAAAGTAAAATCATCTAAACTTATTTCTGCATCGGGCTACGTTAATGCTATTATTTTCATGCACTGCCTGATCTGAAAGTAGGTTTTAAACTGTCTTTGTCACCTTCAGAGGCTTGGACACCAGTGCTAGACCTTTTCGTTTCCCTTGAAGTGGATTTCTCGGTTGTTGAGGTCGCTTCATTTGTCGACCTTGTCAGCGAAGTTGCCTTTGCTATCACAAGAATGAACATCTTTAGAGAATtgctacatatatatatatatgattagATGGTCCAGCATAGCAAGACCGTAAAACGAGTACCAGAGAAAACTGGAAATGTGTATTGGAGATAATTACTTGTTCTTTAGGGTTTCATggaatgtatttttctttccgtttATGAGCATTGTCCCGTTTGAATCATTATATTACAATTTAGCtggagttaaaaataaagaggGTATCTGAGCACTGCCTGCCACTAAGATTAATCATAaatttcagtgtgtgtgtgtgttcacgttACACACCAGTAGAGGTTTCCTGATAGGCAGTAGTCTTTTCCGAGCGTAGTCTGGTTAATATTGTGGGATTAAATGGCGTTCTGATGGCTGCTGATGTGATTGCTGTTGATGGTGGAGCTGTTGTAGAGTCGCCGACTGACGCCTTAGTTACAAAACTTTGGACCGTTACCGCAGTCTTTGAGCCTGCTGAGACACAGAGAAGACTGCTGTCACTACATTACAGATCCATCGTTTCCTTTTATGTATGAGCCTTTTACTGCTCAACACAAATGCAGAAGGTATACAAACTTTAGCAGAACGAAATAATTTCGAAAAGAAGAATCAAACAAAGTTTATTATCCCTGTGCGAGAGCCCGGAATCCGTTAACTTCCGATTCGACAAATGACTTGCAAACAGGAAGGACAGACTGAAAGACAATGGATCAAAAATCAAGAGGGAAACATGCATCTTTATATAGACATAAACAGACATACAGTCCTCACTGACCAGTTcacaatataaaatttatagCCAGTTTTTGGTATGGGAAGCAGTTATATTCAGCCTATATCTATACCAGGTGCGAAACACTGAGGCTAGAAGAAGCATAACATAAGATGTAAAGCCCAGTGCTCGCCATGTAGGCCGATGAAGCGCATGGTAAGAGGTCTTCAAATGCATTccagtttatttgttcaaacatAGAGGTAACTACAGAGATCGTTCGCACTCCAAAATTGAAGGGCACTTAAACGTTCACGCAAACCAGTCAAGCCCCGCTCACCTGTTAGTGTTGATTGGTCAGTCAGTATAAGACTTTTATGTAAATCTAACCCTCCAAAACCGAGGTATGAAGGGAACCACGACTGTAAAAATACAACCACATCTTTGCTACACCACAATACTGGTTGGTATCTCTGTGGTCTTAGTCAT
This is a stretch of genomic DNA from Pomacea canaliculata isolate SZHN2017 linkage group LG3, ASM307304v1, whole genome shotgun sequence. It encodes these proteins:
- the LOC112559808 gene encoding uncharacterized protein LOC112559808 isoform X1 is translated as MPGILSSLLKGLWMRFAVLYLVSACDIKKNSFNISANWLYLSCSCGGQPTTDRWHQLLSVALSVSYDNREERLVSLQTARSAQQEASNWTVQVTNSEFSGTAVTAQLDVIIDLASKTGLMEFRCNFVAIDPYHKHQYQIKSWTFEAPAGSKTAVTVQSFVTKASVGDSTTAPPSTAITSAAIRTPFNPTILTRLRSEKTTAYQETSTAKATSLTRSTNEATSTTEKSTSRETKRSSTGVQASEEQTGASEALNGVNNYISLTVGFAVLAALAIVILVSVVWLIVRWRTKPVADPPLPQPHRPSLTRTLSQELFNKINDFFSGTLTPSMLDAFKRRDSHVYETPYDVPNDEEFEHTHGTLNAENSSIKDARCVSECVEDCDETLHTVSSERPSADAALYLTPVSGDKRQDDLSANVPSSYITPSPE
- the LOC112559808 gene encoding uncharacterized protein LOC112559808 isoform X2; amino-acid sequence: MPGILSSLLKGLWMRFAVLYLVSACDIKKNSFNISANWLYLSCSCGGQPTTDRWHQLLSVALSVSYDNREERLVSLQTARSAQQEASNWTVQVTNSEFSGTAVTAQLDVIIDLASKTGLMEFRCNFVAIDPYHKHQYQIKSWTFEAPGSKTAVTVQSFVTKASVGDSTTAPPSTAITSAAIRTPFNPTILTRLRSEKTTAYQETSTAKATSLTRSTNEATSTTEKSTSRETKRSSTGVQASEEQTGASEALNGVNNYISLTVGFAVLAALAIVILVSVVWLIVRWRTKPVADPPLPQPHRPSLTRTLSQELFNKINDFFSGTLTPSMLDAFKRRDSHVYETPYDVPNDEEFEHTHGTLNAENSSIKDARCVSECVEDCDETLHTVSSERPSADAALYLTPVSGDKRQDDLSANVPSSYITPSPE
- the LOC112559808 gene encoding uncharacterized protein LOC112559808 isoform X3, whose product is MPGILSSLLKGLWMRFAVLYLVSACDIKKNSFNISANWLYLSCSCGGQPTTDRWHQLLSVALSVSYDNREERLVSLQTARSAQQEASNWTVQVTNSEFSGTAVTAQLDVIIDLASKTGLMEFRCNFVAIDPYHKHQYQIKSWTFEAPAGSKTAVTVQSFVTKASVGDSTTAPPSTAITSAAIRTPFNPTILTRLRSEKTTAYQETSTAKATSLTRSTNEATSTTEKSTSRETKRSSTGVQASEEQTGASEALNGVNNYISLTVGFAVLAALAIVILVSVVWLIVRWRTKPVADPPLPQPHRPSLTTAR